Below is a genomic region from Xylophilus sp. GW821-FHT01B05.
ATGCGGCTGGGGCGCACGATGGCGCGGATTTCTTTCATGGTGTTCTCCAGATAAGCGGTTGGAAGCGTGGCGCTTTGGACGCCACGCTTGTCTCTATGGCTTAAGCCTCCAAAGGCTTTTCATCAAACCAGCGGTACAGCGTAGGCAGCACCACCAGCGTCAGCAGCGTGGACGAGATCAACCCGCCGATCACCACGATGGCCAGTGGCCGTTGCACTTCCGAGCCCGGGCCGGTCGCAAACAGGAAGGGCACCAGGCCCAGCAGCGCGACGGTGGCGGTCATCATCACCGGGCGGAAGCGCTGCACGCAGCCTTCGCGCACGGCGGCGGCCACGTCGTAGCCGTCTTCGCGCAGCTTGCGGATGTAGCTGACCAGCACCACGCCGTTCAGCACCGCAATGCCCCACAGCGCGATGAAGCCCACCGAGGCCGGCACGCTCACGTACTCGCCGGTGACGAACAGCCCGACCAGCCCGCCGATGGAGGCAAAGGGCAGCACCAGAATGATCAGCCCGGCCAGCTTGACCGACTTGAACAGCATGAACAGCAGGAAGAAGATGGCGGCAATGGTCAGCGGCACGATGACGGCCAGCGTGGCCATGGCGCGCTCCATGTTCTCGAACTGGCCGCCGTACTCGAAGTAGTAGCCCTCTGGCAGTTGCACCTCGCGGTCGATGCGCTGCTGCACCTCGGCCACGAAGCCGGCCAGGTCGCGGCCCTCGACGTTGGCGCCCACCACCACGCGGCGCTTGCCGCTTTCGCGGCTGATCTGCGCCGGGCCGTCCATCAGCTGGATGCGCGCCACGCTGTACAGCGGCACCTGGGCACCGTCGGGCGTGGGCAGCATGGTGTTGCCGATGGCCTCGGCCGAGTTGCGCGCGCCCTCGGGGAAGCGCACCGCCACGGCGTAGCGGCGCTCGCCCTCATACAGCGTGGTCACCACCTTGCCGCCAATGGCGGCCTCGATGATGGCCTGCACGTCGGCCACGTTCAGGCCCTGGCGGGCGATGGCCTTGCGGTCGATGTCCACCATCAGCGCCTGCTGGCCGGACAGCCGCTCGATGCGGATGTCGCGGCTGCCCGGCACGTCTTTCAGGATGCGCGCGACCTGCTCGGAGACGCGTTTGAGCTCAGGCAGGGTGTCGCCAAAGACCTTGATTGCCACCTGCGAGCGCACGCCCGTCACCATCTCGTCCACCCGTTCGGAGATCGGCTGCGACAGCACGATCTGCACGCCCGGGATGGTCGACAGCTTCTCGCGGATTTCCTCGTCGATCTCGTCCTGGCTGCGCTTGCTGTCGGGGTCGAGCAGCACGATCGGGTCCGACTCGTTCGGGCCGGCCGGGTCGGCTGGCGACTCGCCACGGCCGAGCTTGGACACCACCGATTTCACACCCGACACCGAGGCCACCAGCTTCATCGCGTCCATTTCCATGCGGATGGATTCGTCCAGTGAGATGCTGGGCACGCGGTTGATCTGCGGCGTGAGCGCGCCTTCCTTCATGGTCGGCATGAAGGACTTGCCGAGGAAGGGGAACAGCGCCATCGAGCCCAGCAGCAGCAACACCGCCACGCCCAGCGTCAGCCGGCTGCGCGCGCTGGCGCCGTCGAGCAGGCGCAGGTAGTGCCGCTTCATGAAGGCGATCACGCGCGTGTCGTGGTCGCCCGCACCGGGCTTGACCTTCAGGAAGTAAGAGCACAGCACCGGCGACAGAAACAGCGACACCAGCAGCGAGACAAACAGCGATATGGCAATGGTCAGCGCCAGCGGGCCGAACATCTTGCCCTCGATGCCCTGCAGCGTCATCAGCGGCAAGAACACCAGGATGATGATCAGGATGCCGAAGATGGTGGGCGTGGCCACCTCGCTCGTGGCCTGCAGGATGGTGCGCACCTTGGAGGCGCCGCCTTCCTTCATCTGGCCCAGCCGGTGGTAGACGTTTTCCACCACCACCACGGTGGCGTCCACCATCAGTCCGATGGCAATCGCCAAGCCGCCCAGCGACATCAGGTTGGCCGAGATGCCGTAGCGGTTCATCATGATGAAGGTGGTGAGCGGCGTGATGATCAGCGTGGCCACCACGATCAGGCTGGAGCGCACGTCGCCCAAAAACACAAACAGCACCACCACCACCAGCGCAATGCCTTCGATCAGCACCTTGCCGACCGTCCACAGGGCCGAGTCGACCAGGTCGGTGCGGTCATAGAAGGACTTGATCTGCAGGCCGCCGGGCAGCATGCCCTTGGCGTTGATTTCGTCCACCCGCGCCTTCACCCGCGTGACAACCTCCTTGGCATTGCCGCCGCGCATCATCAGCACGATGCCCGACACCGACTCGGTATAGCCGCCCTTGATGATCGCGCCCTGGCGCGCCTCATGGCCCAGCTTGACCTCTGCCAGGTCGCGCACGAAGACCGGCACGCCTTTTTCTTCCTTCACCACGATGTTGCCGATGTCATCCAGCGTGCGGATCAGGCCCACGCCCTGGATCAGGTACTGCTCGGTGGCCACTGGCAAGAAGCCGCCGCTGGCGTTGGAGTTGTTGGCGGCAATCGCGTCCACCACCTTCTGCACCGACAGGCCGTAGTGGCGCAGCCGCGCCGGGTCTACCAGCGCCTGGTACTGGCGCACGTAGCCGCCTTGCGAGTTGATCTCGGCCACGCCCGGGATGGAGCGCAGCAGCGGGCGCACCACCCAGTCCTGGATGGTGCGGCGCTCGGCCAGTTCCTCGGGCGTGAGCGCGCGCTCGCCGTCGTCGGGGTGGTCCAGCGTGTACTGGTAGACCTCGCCCAGCCCGGTGGATACCGGTCCCAGCACCGGCACGATGCCGGCCGGCATGCGCGGCGTGACCTCGATCAGCCGCTCGGTGACGAGCTGGCGCGCAAAGTACACGTCGGTTTTTTCGGTGAAGACCAGGGTGATGATGGACAGCCCGCTCTTGTTGAGCGAGCGCATCTCGGTCAGCCCCGGCAGGCCGGTCATGGAGATTTCCAGCGGCACCGTGACAAAGCGCTCGATCTCCTCGGGCGAGCGGCCCGGGGCTTCGGTGGCGATCTGCACCTGCACGTTGGTGACGTCGGGGAAGGCATCGACCGACAGGCGCGTGGCCTCGCGCAGGCCGAAGGCGCAGAGCACCAGCGCCAGCACGACCACCAGCAGCCGCTGGCTCAGTGCGGCCCGGATCAGGGAAGTGATCATGGGCTTATTCCAGTTCTGCGCGCTTGCGCTCGTTGTTGAGGTGGAAGGCGCCATCGACGACGACTTCCGTGCCTTCCTTCACGCCCTGCAGCAGCGGGCGCACGCCATTGCTCTGCGGGCCAAGTTCCACCGGCGTCAGGCGGTACTGCTGATCGCCGGCCTGCACAAAGACGTGGTCGCGGTCGTTCTCGCGCACCACGGCGGCGGCGGGCAGGGCCAGCACCTTCTTGGGCGCGGCAGAGATGTACATGGTGGCCAGCATCTGCGGCTTGAGCGAGCGGTTGGCGTTGTCCACCTGGGTGCGGATGGCCACCGTGCGCGTCTCTGCCTGCACCGTGGCACCGACGTAGACGATCTTGCCGGTGAGGCGGGTGCCGCCCAGCGCGGGCACCTCGATCTCCACCGACTGGCCGGCCTCTACCGTGCTGGCAGCCTGTTCGGGCAGCGCGCCCACGACCCAGACTGTGCCCAGGTCGGCCACGGTAAACAGCGGGTCGCCCGGCTGGGCCACCTGGCCCTGGCTCACGGTGCGCTCTATCACCACGCCGGCGCGCGGCGCGCTGACCACGGTGGCCGTGGCCAGCGTGCCCTGGCGGCGCAGTTGCTCTACCTCACCGTTGGAGACACCCATCAGCCGCAACTGGTCGGTGGCGGCGCGCAGCTCGGCGCGGGCAATCGCCAGTTCGGATTCGCGGCGCTGCAGCTCGGCCGTGCCGATCACGTCGGCCTGTATCAACTGCTGTGCGCGCTCCACCGCG
It encodes:
- a CDS encoding CusA/CzcA family heavy metal efflux RND transporter gives rise to the protein MITSLIRAALSQRLLVVVLALVLCAFGLREATRLSVDAFPDVTNVQVQIATEAPGRSPEEIERFVTVPLEISMTGLPGLTEMRSLNKSGLSIITLVFTEKTDVYFARQLVTERLIEVTPRMPAGIVPVLGPVSTGLGEVYQYTLDHPDDGERALTPEELAERRTIQDWVVRPLLRSIPGVAEINSQGGYVRQYQALVDPARLRHYGLSVQKVVDAIAANNSNASGGFLPVATEQYLIQGVGLIRTLDDIGNIVVKEEKGVPVFVRDLAEVKLGHEARQGAIIKGGYTESVSGIVLMMRGGNAKEVVTRVKARVDEINAKGMLPGGLQIKSFYDRTDLVDSALWTVGKVLIEGIALVVVVLFVFLGDVRSSLIVVATLIITPLTTFIMMNRYGISANLMSLGGLAIAIGLMVDATVVVVENVYHRLGQMKEGGASKVRTILQATSEVATPTIFGILIIILVFLPLMTLQGIEGKMFGPLALTIAISLFVSLLVSLFLSPVLCSYFLKVKPGAGDHDTRVIAFMKRHYLRLLDGASARSRLTLGVAVLLLLGSMALFPFLGKSFMPTMKEGALTPQINRVPSISLDESIRMEMDAMKLVASVSGVKSVVSKLGRGESPADPAGPNESDPIVLLDPDSKRSQDEIDEEIREKLSTIPGVQIVLSQPISERVDEMVTGVRSQVAIKVFGDTLPELKRVSEQVARILKDVPGSRDIRIERLSGQQALMVDIDRKAIARQGLNVADVQAIIEAAIGGKVVTTLYEGERRYAVAVRFPEGARNSAEAIGNTMLPTPDGAQVPLYSVARIQLMDGPAQISRESGKRRVVVGANVEGRDLAGFVAEVQQRIDREVQLPEGYYFEYGGQFENMERAMATLAVIVPLTIAAIFFLLFMLFKSVKLAGLIILVLPFASIGGLVGLFVTGEYVSVPASVGFIALWGIAVLNGVVLVSYIRKLREDGYDVAAAVREGCVQRFRPVMMTATVALLGLVPFLFATGPGSEVQRPLAIVVIGGLISSTLLTLVVLPTLYRWFDEKPLEA
- a CDS encoding efflux RND transporter periplasmic adaptor subunit, with the translated sequence MFRSIPRLPQSRSAQAALLLCAALLLQACGKSDTAAPVAVSPPADPMLVQVPPQMASNFKVAPLRTAEIATVQEVAGRIEANERLLSRIGASVTGRVTEVLAELGDNVRAGQALARVASPELTQAQLAVLRANASSALASRAVERAQQLIQADVIGTAELQRRESELAIARAELRAATDQLRLMGVSNGEVEQLRRQGTLATATVVSAPRAGVVIERTVSQGQVAQPGDPLFTVADLGTVWVVGALPEQAASTVEAGQSVEIEVPALGGTRLTGKIVYVGATVQAETRTVAIRTQVDNANRSLKPQMLATMYISAAPKKVLALPAAAVVRENDRDHVFVQAGDQQYRLTPVELGPQSNGVRPLLQGVKEGTEVVVDGAFHLNNERKRAELE